Genomic DNA from Ilyobacter polytropus DSM 2926:
TTAAAGTAAATCCTCAGGGAGTCTAGGCAATAACAGATCACCAGAAGGAGAAAACCAAAAAGGGAGATCCATCCTGTGTTTATACCTATCTGCAGGTACAAGTTGTGAGGCTTGGATACAAACATATAGGGGTTTCCATAGGATAATATTTTTCCAAAATAATCATTCTGTGGAAAGATTATTGGATAGGTGTCAGGGCCGAAACCGAGAAATCCAGACTTCTTTAACAGTGGCAAGCTTCTAGACCAAATATAGACCCTTGAAGTAGCCTTTCTCTGGTATCTGTCCCAGTTTTCTATCCTCTCTGGAGAGACTATCTCTTCGGGCTTTCTAGACCAACCTATAGTCTTGAATTTCTGGTTCTGAATCACCAAAGGAAATTCAATTCCATCATACTGAAGTTCTAAAATTCCATTTTCCTTATTTTCAAAGGAGTACTTCTGAAATTCAGGATCTTCTAGGCTTATCATATTTTTTTCAATATTTGAAGGTATTAGAGTTCCGTTTTCTCTGTAAAAAGACAGCTCTTCTTTGCCAGATTTTAATACAAGCTTCTTATCATAGCTGCTCACCTCTAAGGTATTTCCTATACTCTTAACCTCTCTCAGATTAACTTTTTTATTTACTTCAATGTTTTCTATATTGTCCCCTACAGCACCAGAGGATAAGAGGTTCAAAGCCAAAAACACAGCAAATGTGATAAGAGGAATTTCTAAGAGGAACATTTTTCGCTTCCAGATCTCTTTCCGACAAAGTACAATAAATACTATAAAGGAGGCTATAGTTGCATAAATACCCGCTCTAGACCTCCCTGCTAGAAGCAGAGCTAGATTAGCAGCATAGAAAAACATGAAAATATATCTTGTAAACTTGTCTTTAGATTTTAATATAAGCGGAAAAACAAACATGCAGATCATGACCCCATAAGATCCACTGTAGTTTGAATTTCCAAGACTAGCCTTCACATTATGAAATTTCGGTGAAAATTTTATCACCTGAGCCATATTAATATAACCTTCTGGATATGCCACCTTGTCTAAGAGACCTTCCTGAGGAATTGCAATTTTTGCTAAAAAAGGGATTTTGTAAATACTCATTCCCATAAATTCCGTTATTCCTGCAAGAGAAACAAAAAAACTTCCCATCAATAATATATAGATGAAATACTTCACATCTTTTTTTTCCCGTACAAAATTTATAACAAAAATCGAAACCGCTATATAGGAAAGCAATACAAATACCCCTTCATATCTGTTCCCTCCTCCACTAAGGGCGATAGGAAGAAAAGGAGAAAAAAAGGTAGATAATACAACTCCCAATCCATAAATAATAAGTCCCACATAGTAATGAGTTTTTTTAAGGTTTCTTTTTAAAATCAAAACAAAAAGCATAGATAGACCCAGAACTATTAGTACCCTAGATTTTTCATAGTGAAACATATCCCCTATAGCTTCTCCTAGAGGATGTGTCAGATACATCAAAGTCCCTGGTTTGGTGGGCAAAACCTTGAGTCTTACTAAAAATGGTAAAAATGTCAGCAGTGCGGTCAGTAGAGCAATCTCTATTTTTTTCTTCATAGGTCCTCCAAAAATTTTTGTTATTCAGACTCTTCTAAAAAAACTCTATTTTTCCTACATTTATAATTGATAAATATTTTACCTCTTTTATAAATTAAGTTTCAAATTTAAAAACCTAGCCCAGCTTTTCCAGAAGAATAACACAATAAGATTTGATCCCAAGTTCTTCTCCAGTAAAGCCAAGGTTTTCCTCTGTAGTAGCCTTTACACTCACACATTCTCTGTCTATATCCAGTTCTTTTGCAATGTTTATCCTCATGTCTTCTATATATGGTTTAAGTTTCGGTTTTTGAGCTACTATAATAGAATCTAAGTTTACTATGCTGTACCCCTTTTCTTTTATCAACTTATTTACATGTCCAAGAAGAACCATGCTAGATATACCCCTATACCTTTCATCATTATCTGGAAAGTGCTGACCTATATCCCCTAGAGCCAAGGCCCCTAGCATAGCGTCCATGATAGAATGTACCAGCACATCTGCATCTGAGTGCCCGTCTAGTCCTTTTTCATGAGGTATTTCTATTCCTCCTAAAATTAACTTTCTCTTTTCTTTAAATCTATGAACATCATAACCATTTCCTATCCTTAACATAGTTCCTCCTTCTGTTATTCTTTAATCCCAGTATTGAAAAAGAGGCTCTGAGGCCTCTTTTTTATTTCCACTCATGGTATATTCTCTCATAAAATTCCAGTATTTCTTCTTTTGTAACTGTGGATGTCCCCATTCTACCAACTACCACCCCTGCTGCAGTGTTAGCTATCTTAGCCGCCTCATACCAAGAGGCACCTGCTGCTGCAGAAAGTGTAAATACAGATATTACAGTATCTCCCGCTCCAGTTACATCATATACTTCTTTAGCAAAAGTCGGTATGTTTTCCACTGTATCTTGGAAAAGGCTCATACCTTCTTCACTTCTTGTAAGAAGAAGGTTGTCAAGCTTAAGTTTTTCCTTTAATTCTTTCCCGAGTCTTTCTACATCACCTATAGGATCAGCTCCCATGCACTCTCTAGCCTCTTTCATGTTTGGTGTCATCGAGGTAGCGCCTATATAGTTCATTGCATTCTTCGGTTTTGGATCTACAGTAACTATTATATTATTTTCCTTAGCCAGGTCTATTATTTCTTTTACAACCCTTTTAGTAAGAACTCCCTTGTCATAGTCAGAAAGTATAATAGCATCAATTTCTTTTATATTCTCTTTTACATTTTTTATAAGCATATCTTCCTGAGCTGTTGTGAGATCTTTTCTATCTTCCCAGTCCAGTCTCAGAAGCTGTTGATTATGAGCTATTATCCTTCTTTTTACAATGGTGGGTCTGTCTTCTGCTTTTACTATTCCGTCAGAGTTTATGTTTTTTCTTCTAAACTCGTTTGTTAGCCTCTCTCCGTTAGAGTCATCTCCTATAATTCCAAAAGAAAAAATCTTTGCCCCCAAGTCAGCCAGGTTATTCACCACATTTGCTGCCCCACCAAGTACAAATTTTTCGCTTTTTACATTGACAACAGGTACAGGAGCCTCAGGGGATATTCTGTCTACACTTCCTATTATATAATCATCTAGCATCATATCACCGATCACCGCTATTTTTATCTCTTTAAATCTATCGAGGATTTTAGTTAATTTCAACTTATTTACCATTATTCACTCCCTCAAAAAATAGTTTGCAAGTAATTATAACACGCTGTTATTGAAAAAAACAAGTTAGAATAAACCCTTCTAACATAAAAACTAACTTTATATAGTAAGTTTTATAAATCTATAATTTTTTTTACTTTATTCTTTAAAGAAATGCCTTCTGGGTACTTTTCAGTGGAAGAAATAAAATCTCAAGACAAATTCAATAATTTATAACAATTAAAATTAAACTATAACACAAAAAAAAGCTGAGATAAAATCTCAGCTTTTAATATTAGTCATTAAATATATTAGGTGACCCTAAGATTTGAGGTGTTTCAGGAACAGCTGGATAAATATTTCTATGGTCTAAAATATCACTATCCATTGTATGAATTTCTGCTCTGTTAAATCCCTTAAGATCTATTTGATCCTCTCTGTTTTCATCTGTTATTATCTCTGCTCTTATCTTTATATATATATCTCTTAATTCACTTTCAACAGCTTCGTTTCTAAATAGGAATCCTACAAATGGTAGGTCTCCAAGTAAAGGAATTTTACTGGTCACATTGCTCACATCTGCTCTTTTCATACCTCCTATAAAGAGGCTTTCTCCACTTTTAACACTTACAGTGGTATCTATATTTCTCGAAGCTTTTGAACCTCCGTCTTCATTATATGTTGTTGCATCACTGTCTGCACTGGTTGAAACAAGGTTAAAGTTGCTGACCTCTGTGCTCAATGTTAAAAGTATTGTATCCCCTCCGTCTGCTCCGGTTCTTATTATAGGTTTTACATTAAACACTAAACCGGCTTCTTCAAACATCGGAGTAGTCGTAGTATTACCATCGTCATCCTCTTCCTCTTCATAACCTACTATTACCTCTTCAGTAGTGCTAAACTCAGCCTCTTCTCCATTCAGAACAACTACTGAAGGTACTGCACTTATGATCATATCCTGGTCAGACTGAAGCATATTAATAGAAACTCCTAGGACATCATCGCCACCGTTAAAGCTTTGAGCAAACTCTATAGCAGATGAATAACCTGTACCTATCCCTACATCAGTACTTGTACCGAGAAAAGTTCCTGAAGTTCCATCTGTATACGTACTAGTACCATTAGAGTCATAAGCCCAGTCAAAACCTAAAGTTTCAAAAAGGTTGTCTTTAACATCTAATACCTGAGCTGTTATCCTAACCTGTTTCTGAGGAAGATCCAAATCCTCTATAAGTTTTTTTGCAGGTAGGATATTAGATGATGTTCCTTTTAATATTATCATATTCAATTTAGGAAAAGAAGATACCTCTACCTCTCTCATAGCTGATTCCACTACTGTTTTCACGTCATCAGGCAAAGCGTGTCTGAGAGTTACCCTTGTAGTCATGAGTTCTGAGCCAGAGTCATCTCTTATTGATCCCAACATTCTGTCGTTAGGTCCTTTTTGATAATCTGCCGTCCCTTCTTTAACTTCTCCCTCTTTGTAAATCTTGTCGAGGCTTATTTCTAGGAAATTATTTTGTCCTCCTTTTACTTCAAAGAGTTCACCTTCTGTTTCATAGCCGTTTTTCTCGGCCTTCAGG
This window encodes:
- a CDS encoding O-antigen ligase family protein; the protein is MKKKIEIALLTALLTFLPFLVRLKVLPTKPGTLMYLTHPLGEAIGDMFHYEKSRVLIVLGLSMLFVLILKRNLKKTHYYVGLIIYGLGVVLSTFFSPFLPIALSGGGNRYEGVFVLLSYIAVSIFVINFVREKKDVKYFIYILLMGSFFVSLAGITEFMGMSIYKIPFLAKIAIPQEGLLDKVAYPEGYINMAQVIKFSPKFHNVKASLGNSNYSGSYGVMICMFVFPLILKSKDKFTRYIFMFFYAANLALLLAGRSRAGIYATIASFIVFIVLCRKEIWKRKMFLLEIPLITFAVFLALNLLSSGAVGDNIENIEVNKKVNLREVKSIGNTLEVSSYDKKLVLKSGKEELSFYRENGTLIPSNIEKNMISLEDPEFQKYSFENKENGILELQYDGIEFPLVIQNQKFKTIGWSRKPEEIVSPERIENWDRYQRKATSRVYIWSRSLPLLKKSGFLGFGPDTYPIIFPQNDYFGKILSYGNPYMFVSKPHNLYLQIGINTGWISLFGFLLLVICYCLDSLRIYFNSSYEDIYEVVGLGCSLAVIGYLMAGMFNDSAVSVAPTFWAILGLGISMNIKIRKGII
- the ispF gene encoding 2-C-methyl-D-erythritol 2,4-cyclodiphosphate synthase, giving the protein MLRIGNGYDVHRFKEKRKLILGGIEIPHEKGLDGHSDADVLVHSIMDAMLGALALGDIGQHFPDNDERYRGISSMVLLGHVNKLIKEKGYSIVNLDSIIVAQKPKLKPYIEDMRINIAKELDIDRECVSVKATTEENLGFTGEELGIKSYCVILLEKLG
- the rfaE1 gene encoding D-glycero-beta-D-manno-heptose-7-phosphate kinase is translated as MVNKLKLTKILDRFKEIKIAVIGDMMLDDYIIGSVDRISPEAPVPVVNVKSEKFVLGGAANVVNNLADLGAKIFSFGIIGDDSNGERLTNEFRRKNINSDGIVKAEDRPTIVKRRIIAHNQQLLRLDWEDRKDLTTAQEDMLIKNVKENIKEIDAIILSDYDKGVLTKRVVKEIIDLAKENNIIVTVDPKPKNAMNYIGATSMTPNMKEARECMGADPIGDVERLGKELKEKLKLDNLLLTRSEEGMSLFQDTVENIPTFAKEVYDVTGAGDTVISVFTLSAAAGASWYEAAKIANTAAGVVVGRMGTSTVTKEEILEFYERIYHEWK
- a CDS encoding type II and III secretion system protein → MKRREFLLTIMMFFLVTSFAYSDARLDARLSRVRYSKEMDFKNVMLPDALSILSKTSGVTVVGDSSTTGVVLDLYLGKNKTLKEIIDTLKVTNNLKMKVVGDVVVLSKMTGDMTGDNTLVGTIKSSGYEEGLDGVKVTLLNSGLNPIYTQFNGIFIMENVNPGVYILKAEKNGYETEGELFEVKGGQNNFLEISLDKIYKEGEVKEGTADYQKGPNDRMLGSIRDDSGSELMTTRVTLRHALPDDVKTVVESAMREVEVSSFPKLNMIILKGTSSNILPAKKLIEDLDLPQKQVRITAQVLDVKDNLFETLGFDWAYDSNGTSTYTDGTSGTFLGTSTDVGIGTGYSSAIEFAQSFNGGDDVLGVSINMLQSDQDMIISAVPSVVVLNGEEAEFSTTEEVIVGYEEEEDDDGNTTTTPMFEEAGLVFNVKPIIRTGADGGDTILLTLSTEVSNFNLVSTSADSDATTYNEDGGSKASRNIDTTVSVKSGESLFIGGMKRADVSNVTSKIPLLGDLPFVGFLFRNEAVESELRDIYIKIRAEIITDENREDQIDLKGFNRAEIHTMDSDILDHRNIYPAVPETPQILGSPNIFND